The Dioscorea cayenensis subsp. rotundata cultivar TDr96_F1 chromosome 16, TDr96_F1_v2_PseudoChromosome.rev07_lg8_w22 25.fasta, whole genome shotgun sequence sequence GCTAGAGGCATTGCTAGCTGAAAAATCAAGACAGGCAAAGAACCAATGCCCTCATCAAATTGTCAAGTATCATCAACAAACATCAAATAACTAATCAGCCTCCTATGAACAAGtcatacaataaaatactaTGCATTGTGATGTATCAATGAACTTCTATGTCTATAAATTTTAAGGTGAGGATTCAGCTAGAGGCATTGCTAgccaaaaaaatcaagaatggcAAATGAAAAGCCTTGAAACTCACAAGAGAGAAATCTAATGCCTTCATCAACTAACATCAAACGACTTACCAGCCTCTTACGAACAAGTCATACAATAAAATTCTATGTATTGTGATGCATCAATGAATTTATATGCTCTCTAAATTTTCAGGTGAGGCTTCAACTAGAGGCATTGCTAGCAGAAAAATCAAAACTGACAAATGAAAACACAAACCTAACAAGAGAGATAGAACCAATGCCTTCATTAACTAGTCGAGTATCATCAACTAACATCAAATGCCTTATCAGCCTCACACGAACAAGTCATACAATAAAATTCTATGTATTGCGATGCATCAATGAATTTATATGCTCTCTAAATTTTCAGGTGAGACTTCAATTAGAGGCATTGCCAgcagaaaaatcaaaaactgacaaaatgaaaacacaaacCTAACAAGAGAGATAGAACCAATGCCTTCATTAACTGAGTCGAGTATCATCAACTAACATCAAATGCCTTATCAGCCTCACACGAACAAGTCATACAATAAAATTCTATGTGATGCGATGCATCAATGAATTTATATGCTCTCTAAATTTTCAGGTGAGACTTCAATTAGAGGCATTGCCAGCAGAAAAATCAAAACTGACAAATGAAAACACAAACCTAACAAGAGAGATAGAACCAATGCCTTCATTAACTGAGTCGAGTATCATCAACTAACATCAAATGCCTTATCAGCCTCCACCACGAACAAGTCATACAATAAAATTCTATGTATTGCGATGCATCAATGAATTTATATGCTCTCTAAATTTTCAGGTGAGACTTCAATTAGAGGCATTGCCAGCAGAAAAATCAAAACTGACAAATGAAAACACAAACCTAACAAAGAGATAGAACCAATGCCTTCATTAACTAGTCGAGTATCATCAACTAACATCAAATGCCTTATCAGCCTCACACGAACAAGTCATACAATAAAAATTCTATGTATTACGATGCATCAATGAATTTATATGCTCTCTAAATTTTCAGGTGAGACTTCAATTAGAGGCATTGCCAGCAGAAAAATCAAAACTGACAAATGAAAACACAAACCTAACAAGAGAGATAGAACCAATGCCTTCATTAACTAGTCGAGTATCATCAACTTGTTGGGTTTCAGCCCATTTAGTGGGCTACcaacaaagaagaaataaagCTTGGGCTTGACccaagataaaaatgaaaaagatgaagcTATGTCAATAATAAAGAAGTGGAGCCAACAAGGTAATTTTCACAGTCTAAATTCTCTCATTCTTTTGTTAATGAGAATGAGTCATTCTAGGAGAAGGGGGCTATGTGCAACatttaagagagagagagagagagagagagagagagagaggagggagGCTACCACCAAGAAACcaagagagagaaagggaagaGAGGGAGCTAGGGCAAGGGAGATCGGACGGCCAACATCATGGcggatctcactcaaactcGGAAGGAGATTCCTTAGCAAGAAGCTCAACCTATCGATTAGGTTTGATCCTTCGCTTCACTACTCTactttgttgtttgttatcAATCTTtctgttgatgatgatggtgagtAATATCATACGAAATCGCTTTACTTATGAATGTTGTTGCCCTCATGCATGTAAACCTACTAATTAGCTAGAGGAACATATTGTAGCCCATTGTTGACATAGTGGatgcatgtttaagaggctctaaggagtcccgtgaTTTTTCCCTCGATTCGTAGGGTTTTCCACGCTAAAAATGTGTTTTgcattgttgtatgtttgttcatcccattctaacaagaattgaGGGGTTTGGCAGTGTTTTATACTTGTTTTGAAGCATTGAAGGGTTGTAGAAAACTTGGGAAGACATttgaagcctcaaggaagcTCTACAAGACTTTTTGCAGCTTATGCGGGCTGCATATGGGCCACACAAGGTCGCTGAGTGAAGCTCACGGGTAAGTGTGCGCCCGCATACCCGGCGCATGTGAACAGTAACGGGAGCTACAGTAACATTACTACAGTAACTTCCGCAGATTTTCACTGTTCTAAAAACCGGATAAACCCCAACACAACTAACATCAAATGCCTTATCAGCCTCTTACGAACAAGTCATTCGATAAAATTCTAGGTATCACAATGTATCAATGAACTTAAACATTCTATAAATTTTCAGGTAAAGCTTCAGCTAGAGGCATTGCTAacagaaaaaaatcaagactaGCAAAATGAAACCACAAAACTTGACAGAGAGAaccaaaaaaatgttgaaattatATGTTATGACCTTAAAATCTATcccaaaaatcaataaaattctAAACAAAAGGATTCCAATGACACACAGAAGAAGAGCAGAAGAAACTCACTGCACTGGAGCTGGAGATGGAGCATGGCTGACAACAATGGCAGGACGCAAGGCCCTATGCTCATCCTCATTCTGTTTCCGAGCTTTTATACATGGCTTCCGTCTCCACCGCAACCAACCTCTTCACCTGCAAATCCAATTACAATCTCTCATCAAACCCTGAAATCAGAGCAAGAAGCCAGAAGAAGGAACACAGACCTGGTTGAGCATGCCGATGAGCGAAGGGGTGGTGCGGTGGACGACAGTGCGGTGGCATCGCCGGAGGCGCATGGCTTCAAGAGTGCCACGATAGAGCTTGCGAGTGCCGGGAAGGCCGCGCACCAGCGTGATGTACAGCCTGGGGCTCCATTGGATCGGAACGCAAGCTTTGAAGGCATTGAACGctcttccggccatcttccctCTTCTCCGATCCTCCGATACACTTGAAACCCTAgcgccaccgccaccgccgccgccgacgaggaggaggaggagaaacgAGAGAGAGTGAAATGTTTTTtactttatataaatataaagttttatgAGGATTTGCACATATACCCAAATTATTAATGgttttaataattatgtaaatatttaaaataggtCAAACATCATACAGCGGGGCGAGATGACTCGAGATGATATCTGATGATATTTAATAGAGTTGGACGACGTAATTGATTCGATTCTTATCTTTGAAATTGATTGGATAGTTCGAGTTAAAAATCTTTGTAGCGTCTCGACTTTTTCTTTGATCTTTATAAATAATGCGTAGTATTCGCATTTATAAAGCGTATGCATTGGTTGAATTAATCACGGGCCAGTATCTCAACGTTCGCGATTACGAATTTGTGAACGTTGGCGGAACTAATctgtctttttaaaaatatatatatatatatatatatatatatatatatatatatgggaaaatttttaaaacttaaatttttggaaaattttcaattCTAGTTTTGGggaataataaaacatagaaatttttaaatattttgaaataagtaaaattattatttttatttttaggatgtaaatttttaattaaactgaTAATTTTACctttattattaaagaaaaattacataGCTTAAAATGAACTTTATGTATCTGTAATTTCGTACAACAGAGGGAAacaacaaagtttttttttttaattatttccaaaattttttgagaatgtatgtgaacaaattttaaaagttcAATAAAATTATGCATAGCTTTaggaaaaaattgagaaaatactTTCTAGGTGTATTTTAGTTGATGTGAGgagcaaaaatatttttttttcaaaatttaaaatttttaattttttatttgtatgattttgaaaaatctttaattgcatatttatatctaatattatcaatttatcatcacaaaattaataaacaatttttttattatagaaaatgagaaaaaaattatttatagccCGTCTCGGGTACACGAAGGTAcattattcaatttaaatacatataaatatatatatattgaggagaattatataatttttaaaaatttacactGAAATAATTACCTTGTTTTCCACAGTATGAgcctataaataaatatttgagggttttaataataaaaaaatattttggatgtTTATTGCTCACGAGTGGTTGGAGCTACTGGGGACTACAGAGCTACCACCCATAACAAGTGGTCTTACTCCCACGGCATTCGGTTCATTATTAACATCATTGATGATTCTTTAAGATAGAGTTTTGTATTAGTATAAATAGATCTCATCAGATTTCAAAATAGATGTCGTTTTTAAGAAgcatatttcaaaataattgtcATTTTTATGGTATCAAGACAAGATaaagatttttgtttgttttttcaattCTACCCTAtatttaataagtaattttcaattggaatattttgaaaaaagacCAATGATGTAATgagtgaaaaaattaataaggagaatcatgtaaaaatataattgtagcCCCAAGAAAATGAGTAATTTGGTCATTTAacttagttttaattgaaattatacATTATCCCATTTATTGTTGTTCTTAATTATTGTGCAAAAAGGCTAAAAGCGACATCTAATTCGGAGGGTATGTCATTGTCAATCGAGAACGCGTATTGACATCGAGGTCTCTTATACATTGACAAATAGTAAGAATCTAATTCCCACGATTCAAGATGAAAGCATTGGTATTGACACCGGATCTCTTGCACGCATAGTAAAGACCACGAATCTTATTCCGTCTCTCAAGATGAAAATACAtggtaatatttttacaaaagcCCAGACACTTATCAAATGAAAAAAGAGTATATATTCAAGAACTCTTCATTTAAACTCCATTATCATACTAGAGCCATAATTCTTCGTTTTTACTATAAGCGATGCTTATTTTTAACTAATAGATTTCTACGAGATATGTTTCGGAATAGCGTGGATGCTCGACTTGTACATGCGTCATCATCAGCGTcattatttcttatatataaatttcaaatttgaacattaaaaattcttaaatacttgaaattaaaaaaaattataaaactatgtCTAAAATTATAAGCCCAAATCTTCCAAAATCTATacctaaaaaaatctaaaaatttaaaccctaaataataaatactaaaccctaaactctaaactctaaaccctaaaaacttATGCATACTTAACCTAAAGCAAAAATCACAAACCCCTGTGAGAATTTTGCGATTTTCGGTTAGGAGTTTAGGAAAAAGGTTTTCGGTTTATCATTCTGAGTTATCTTTTacgattaaatatttaaatttagaatttagATAATTAAGAGaacttaaatttttctttttataaagaaaagaatagcGTGGATCTTTGGATGCCAACTTGACATCGCGTCGTTCGAAAAGCTTATGTTGGAAAATCGATTCggtaaaaaaatatcatttactTTCTTTTACTATGGCCCTTGAAGCCAGAAACAAATAAGGATTCATTGATGCAAAAATAAAGGAGCCGGCTGTAAGATTATCTTCATACACTTAGAATTCAGTTTCTAAAGAAATTGCCAACGGTGTAATCTTTATGAAGAAAGCTTATGATGTGTGGGCAGCAGACCTTCATGATTGATTCTCATAAGACAATGCTACAAGAGTTTTTGAGATTTAGCAACTACGAAGCTACTTATTACACTGCATTAAAAGGCCACATGACATGAGTTGGGAAATTTATAATACTCATCAAGCTTGCTGTCGATCACATTCAAAGACATGAACGTCTCATCCAATTTCTAATGGAGCTCAATGAATCCTAATATCCTACATTCATTTATGAAATCAGGTCCTTGTGATGCATCATTTTTCCATTACTATCTAAAAGCCCTAATCTTTGATTTTTACAAGTCAAGCAACAAAAGATCAATCAGATTAGCCTTGACAGCCTTGACTCATggtgctttttattttttctaaattcaaaCCAGTTAAGTCAATCAAAGGGAAATAAACCTTTTTACCACTGTAATTTCTGCGGAAAGGGATAGTCACTCCGAATCACGGTGTCACATGAAACCGGGAAATGCAAATTATGATCTCAAATTTTTGGCTTACTAAGTTTCATTCAAGACGGAATCAGTGGGGATCAACATGAGCgacaaaaatgtttttttaataagactATTAAGACTAATCCATCTTTTggtcataaatataataaacatcTACATCTTACAGTTGCAGTAGACTAAAGGCACATCCAGTCCTATTCCAAACATGATTTGCCATTGACTTAGAACAAAACAAATACGACAAATTCTTACTCTTCTTCAACCATCAACCATAAATGCTTCTAGCCCCCTTGTCAATTTTATAAGCATAATCCTTGCATTATTGACTCAAGTTGCACCGATCACATCACATATAATTTAGAAGTTTTAACAAATGTCCAAGATTATCATAATTTTTCCTATTAGATTATCCAACGGAGAACAAG is a genomic window containing:
- the LOC120279543 gene encoding LOW QUALITY PROTEIN: 50S ribosomal protein L30-like (The sequence of the model RefSeq protein was modified relative to this genomic sequence to represent the inferred CDS: deleted 1 base in 1 codon), yielding MAGRAFNAFKACVPIQWSPRLYITLVRGLPGTRKLYRGTLEAMRLRRCHRTVVHRTTPSLIGMLNQVKRLVAVETEAMYKARKQNEDEHRALRPAIVVSHAPSPAPVQ